The following proteins are co-located in the Ailuropoda melanoleuca isolate Jingjing chromosome 13, ASM200744v2, whole genome shotgun sequence genome:
- the NXPH3 gene encoding neurexophilin-3: MQLTRCCFVFLVQGSLYLVIYGQDDGPPGSEDPERDDHESQPRPRMPRKRGHISPKSRSVANSTLLGLLAPPGEAWGVLGQPPNRPNHSPPPSAKVKKIFGWGDFYSNIKTVALNLLVTGKIVDHGNGTFSVHFRHNATGQGNISISLVPPSKAVEFHQEQQIFIEAKASKIFNCRMEWEKVERGRRTSLCTHDPAKTCSRDHAQSSAAWSCSQPFKVVCVYIAFYSTDYRLVQKVCPDYNYHSGTPYYPSG, from the coding sequence GTCATCTACGGCCAGGATGATGGCCCTCCCGGCTCGGAGGACCCCGAGCGCGATGACCACGAGAGCCAGCCCCGGCCCCGAATGCCTCGGAAGCGGGGCCACATCTCGCCCAAGTCCCGCTCCGTGGCCAACTCCACTCTCCTAGGGCTGCTGGCTCCGCCCGGGGAGGCATGGGGGGTCCTTGGGCAGCCCCCCAACCGCCCGAACCACAGCCCCCCACCTTCGGCCAAGGTGAAGAAAATCTTCGGCTGGGGTGACTTCTACTCCAACATCAAGACGGTGGCCCTGAACCTGCTGGTCACGGGGAAGATCGTGGACCACGGCAACGGGACCTTCAGCGTCCACTTCCGACACAACGCTACGGGCCAGGGCAACATCTCCATCAGCCTCGTGCCCCCCAGTAAAGCCGTAGAGTTCCACCAGGAGCAGCAGATCTTCATCGAAGCCAAGGCCTCCAAAATCTTCAACTGCCGGATGGAGTGGGAGAAGGTGGAACGGGGCCGCCGGACCTCGCTCTGCACCCACGACCCGGCCAAGACCTGCTCCCGAGACCACGCTCAGAGCTCGGCCGCCTGGAGCTGCTCGCAGCCCTTCAAAGTCGTCTGCGTCTACATCGCCTTCTACAGTACGGACTACAGGCTGGTCCAGAAGGTGTGCCCGGATTACAACTACCACAGCGGTACTCCCTACTACCCCTCCGGCTGA